A single genomic interval of Salmo trutta chromosome 13, fSalTru1.1, whole genome shotgun sequence harbors:
- the LOC115206484 gene encoding uncharacterized protein PB18E9.04c, whose amino-acid sequence MEGKHLVIVSFLWMLPRGLNGTVTLQPDLHSTNFRSSEVTATSDKVSPLELAQEPLNNAPDEGHHSTVAPSVELKLTVKSEPQTSDQVLTRNILSHNRPSMQPLRMSTKRNSQSPQDRQTTRYKNKSTVGITADGAQETSPTMWNQPLVRQVTPSGKDEVIPTASPRPSELSTQTTSPTPNQPTEIQTGPTLSNPPMSQSNNSTERNRPTPTGVGFGVTPTRAEYTLNTGGEAQRPSTPDQAPVTSRRSTPSHPTERSPTGPSELPSAATSPTTLPPSTAMTKSSTHVSTPWTSTQPAKTLATTEASVTSSIDVTSSKGQSTPMVPTKKEVATATTTAKKKPKPPTKTANKDERKKTGNHGTAVAVLIGGTLFMMLVGFGVIFVRKQRKQRMQLQNAAWAGPSPFLDGGVQSQLDNDDSADVHPRGSNGISFSGFLSQQLSKRFSLIQDTDQDFQMGGIPAGSTFGRETVSDC is encoded by the coding sequence ATGGAGGGAAAGCATCTTGTTATTGTGTCATTTCTGTGGATGCTGCCACGGGGACTGAATGGCACAGTGACACTCCAGCCTGACCTCCACTCTACCAACTTCAGAAGCAGTGAGGTTACTGCAACTTCAGACAAAGTTTCACCCTTAGAATTGGCTCAAGAGCCCCTCAACAATGCACCGGATGAAGGACACCATAGCACCGTAGCACCTTCAGTTGAATTGAAGCTCACAGTGAAGAGTGAACCACAGACTTCAGACCAGGTGTTGACCAGAAACATTCTCAGCCACAATCGGCCTTCAATGCAGCCTTTGCGTATGAGCACAAAGAGGAACTCCCAGTCACCTCAGGACCGCCAAACAACCAGATATAAAAACAAGTCTACGGTGGGGATCACAGCAGATGGAGCCCAGGAAACTTCGCCCACTATGTGGAATCAACCTCTGGTAAGGCAAGTTACACCCTCCGGCAAGGACGAAGTAATTCCAACAGCATCACCTAGACCTTCTGAGTTGTCCACTCAAACAACCTCACCGACACCAAATCAACCAACAGAGATCCAAACGGGGCCTACTCTGTCCAATCCTCCAATGTCGCAATCCAACAACTCCACAGAGAGGAACCGACCCACGCCAACTGGTGTTGGATTTGGAGTGACACCGACTAGAGCGGAATATACTTTGAACACAGGCGGAGAGGCTCAACGACCCAGCACCCCCGACCAGGCCCCAGTCACAAGCAGGAGATCAACCCCTTCACACCCCACTGAAAGAAGTCCAACAGGCCCATCTGAGCTGCCTAGTGCTGCCACTTCACCCACCACCCTACCCCCATCTACAGCCATGACCAAATCTTCAACCCACGTCTCCACTCCATGGACGTCGACCCAGCCTGCCAAGACCCTTGCCACCACTGAAGCCTCTGTTACTTCTAGTATTGACGTTACCAGCAGCAAGGGCCAATCCACACCAATGGTCCCCACTAAAAAAGAAGTTGCCACTGCCACCACCACGGCAAAAAAGAAACCAAAGCCTCCGACAAAAACTGCAAACAAAGACGAGAGAAAAAAGACGGGGAACCATGGCACAGCGGTGGCTGTACTGATTGGTGGGACGTTGTTCATGATGCTGGTGGGGTTCGGGGTCATCTTCGTAAGGAAGCAAAGAAAACAGAGGATGCAGCTGCAGAATGCAGCCTGGGCCGGCCCCTCTCCGTTTCTGGACGGTGGAGTTCAGTCTCAACTGGATAATGACGATAGTGCTGATGTCCATCCGAGGGGCTCCAATGGGATCTCCTTCTCTGGCTTCCTGTCTCAGCAACTCTCCAAGAGGTTCTCTCTGATCCAGGATACTGACCAGGATTTCCAGATGGGTGGGATTCCGGCAGGAAGTACATTCGGAAGAGAGACGGTTTCAGATTGTTAA